Part of the Benincasa hispida cultivar B227 chromosome 12, ASM972705v1, whole genome shotgun sequence genome is shown below.
AAAATAATAACCGTCATCCAAActatataattaaaacatttttaatataatatgatgcatggacacattattcatgcattcaatcatttattataacaattatattcaatataattcatgagcatgcttaattaaatcGGCAACTATAGAAAAtagcatttatattaaaatgttgcatgatttatgtttattctatggtgggattttaatctATATGGCAACAATATGCAACATAAAAGTTAAATCATgtatcacatgtataaaataataaatagcaACTTCGGACCAAAAATTGGCATcctaagtaattaattaaattaataacttttatatgaattaaattaaattaattaattaataattataattaaaaaagcTCCAAATTGCACTAGCCAGCCTCGAACACACAATTAGCAAGATGGTAGCTAAAAGCTTCACGAGCCAATGAACTTCTTATGCGGAGCAGACGACGCATCAGGGTATGGAAATAATGCAGCCTGCCCatgcaatcattagtgagagagGAAGAAGTGCCCCTTGACACCTATAAATATTCAACAAGATTTTCTTGCAAATAGATAGCTAAGACATGCATTGGAGAAAACCCTGCATAATTTCTCACTTCCTAAACACTTCCCTTCGAGCCTTCGTGAAATCTTGAGTGAAAGCTCAAAATTTCTTCCAGAAAACAAAGAGGAGACTTCACCTTCAACACAATCTAGCAAAGCAGTCATCTACGGAGCCGGAAGAAGCAAGAAATTTCACCCCGACGGCTTGAtattctatctcttttctttagctattgttgttgtttatatTGTGTAAAATGTTGAAAAACTTCTTTTATGAATATGAATGTCTCTATAGTATTTTGTTTATCCATCTCCCCATCTTCTACCATGAGCAACTAATTTCCTTATAGGTTGAGAAACGTTGCAACTAATATAAACTAGTAAAGCTTAATCATGCatttaacttattttatgtATACTTTATAAACTATTTGAATAAGTTGAAATATTGCTAAATATAATGAATCTTTGTTtgaaaaaggaaaggatttaGACTGCATAAAACATAAAGATATTATCTTAAGAAACAAAGAGACATCTTTTGCATCAAATACTCATCGCATGAAAAGTGAAAAGTGTAAGTTATGATTTTTGAGTGATTTGCTTGAACGCATGATTTATGCAATTACTTAGGAATTGTCAGTGAAAATTTTTCTCAACCCTATCTCTATTCATTTGAAATCTATAGCTCTTCGCATAGGATGTTTTACTTACGATTGTGATTCTGATCGCATCTACCACTATTTATTTTAGCGATAGAATAGGAACAAACTCATTTCATATTTAACAAACAATTTGTGTCAAGATCAAAACAATCATTGTCAATGCATCAATAGAACGCAATCCCAGAGTTCGATCCTAGACTCACCAGGATTctagttggatttatacttggatttaacTAGATAAAACAATGCATTTATAagatattatataatttttaatccATTATACAAACagaacacatcaagtttttggcatcatTGCCGGGGATTACAATAACTAAGTTGCACTaagattattgtttttttattttcgcAGGTTTCGGTTTTGGGTGTATTGTTCCCTAATATGTGAAAAAGGTACAAACGTTTTATGAGCAAAGGATCAACAACTAAGCTAGTATACGACCCAAAGACTGAGAGGACCTTTcacagaagaagaagagcaaacATGAAAAGGAGACAAAGGAACACGGCTCAGAAGATGGAAGATCAATGAAACAATCCAGAAGAGTCAAATCCACTATAAATGATAATGTGGATGCTCTTGCCAACCCCATTCTTCTAGctaatgatcgcaatagactcATCAGGGACTATGCTTTGCCATTcctatatgatttctcacctAGAATTATGAGTCCGACACTAGATGGTTTtaggtttgaaatgaaacatGTCATGCTTTAGATGACGCCAGGAAGTGGGCTTATTCACTTGAACCTAGTGAAATTACATCATGGGAATAAGTcatgaaaaaaattatgaagaTATATTTCACACCTACAAAAAATGCAAGAAAGAAAAcgataataaaaaattttcaacaagAAAGGATTGAAACATTAAGCGACGCATAGGCGAGGTTCAAAAGTCTAGTAAGagattgtccacataatggaCTCTCTGATTGTttacaaatggagatttttttattatggcCTGGATTTAGCATCTTAAACTGCTGTAAACGTTGTTGCAGTAGGcgatttattgaataaaacttaTGTTGAAACCAAATACATCCTTGCTCGCATTTCAAAGAACCACGAGGGTTGGAAGGAGAGCGAATATAGCTCAAGATCGAACGAGAAAGGAAGAAATGGACAAAGTAATAATGCAATATCACTACAGACGCAGGTGAATTTGATGATTAGTTTGTTGCAAGCAATAACAATGACAAAAACTAGCGTAAAAAATGGGCAATTGAATGTGTTACTTACATGACTAACAAAAATTGTGTTTTCTGCGAGGAAGCTCACTCATTCGAGGTATGCCTATTTAACTCACAATCTATTTGCTTTGTCAAAAATAACCCGTTTTTGAATACCTACAATCCTTGTTGGTAAACATCCCAAATTTCTTTTGGGGTGGAAATCAGCAAGCACATGCCAACCATCATAGTGCCCTTAGAGATGGACCACCTGGGTTCCATCAAGGATAGAATGGACACCATTAGGTGTCAAGTTCATCGCAACAACCAACAACTTCACCTTAGAAAACCTATTAAAAGAATACATATCGAAAAATGAAGCATTTCTGCAAAGTCAAGCGACATACATTCGAAATCTTGAACTTCAAATGGGTAGATTGCCATAGAATTGAAAAATAGACCACAAGGCTCACTACCAAGCAACACTGAAGTTTCTCGCAATGCAGAAAGTTTAGGCAAAAAACAATATCTCGCagtgacattaagaaatggtcGCATAATGAAgagagataaaaaagaaaagtcaaTCAAGCTTACTAATGAAGTGCAAAGATATTCTTTTGACGAATAGACTGACAAGCAACCAATGTAAGAAACACAAATACCATCGCATAAAAATCGAGAGGAACGCAAAAACTTATCTGTGATAGCTTCTACTTCGAAAGCGTTAAATGAGGTACAACTCCATCCACACCTACAAAGATTAAGGAGGAAAAATGATGAAAACTAATTCCAGTGCTTCCTCGGAGTGTTAAAGCAGTTGCATATTAACATTCCACTCATTGAAGCGTTGGAGAAAATGCTATCCTATGCCAAATTCTTAAAAGATATCAtctcaaagaaaaaaagatgggAAATTATGAGACTGTCATGCTGACACAAGAATGTAGCACCATTATACAAGAAAGTATTCCAAAGAAAATGCGAGATCCAGAGAGTTTCACCATTCCCTACTCCATTGGAGGAGTTTACATAGGGCATGACCTATGTGACCTTGGAGCTAGCATCAATCTCATGCCATTATCAATCTCTAGGCAACAGGGAATGGGAGAACTTGTACCCACAACAGTTACTTTGCAACTAGCAGACCATTCTTTGGTATATCCAGAGGGAATTAGACGATGTGCTATGAAGGtggataaatttattttgccagttGATTTCATTATATCGGACTACGAAGCTGATCAAGATATACCTATCATTTTGATAAGACCCTTCCTATCCTTATGAAGAACCCAAATTGATGTGTAAAAAGGTGAAATTACCATGCATGTTAATGGCCAGAAGATGAAGTCCAACATTCTTAAGGTAATGGAATATTGTGATGAGATCAACGCATGCCAAACAGTTGAAGTGGAAGAGGACTGGACTTATAGGTTGAAATTTGAACTT
Proteins encoded:
- the LOC120067651 gene encoding uncharacterized protein LOC120067651, translated to MGNYETVMLTQECSTIIQESIPKKMRDPESFTIPYSIGGVYIGHDLCDLGASINLMPLSISRQQGMGELVPTTVTLQLADHSLVYPEGIRRCAMKVDKFILPVDFIISDYEADQDIPIILIRPFLSL